The Azospirillum baldaniorum genome segment ACCCCGTCGGGCATCTTGCTGACGCTGCCTTCCTCGACGAGGCCGCCCAGGCGGAAGTTGCGGTCGCCGATGTCCTGGGTCTGCAACTGCGTCGGGCTGAAGAAGAAGACGATGTTGTCCTCGAACGCCGTCAGCGTCAGGGCGGTGGCTGCGCCAAGGCCCAGCAGGGCGAGGCCCAGCATGTAGAGGCGCCGTTTCTTGCGGGTCATCCTTCACCAACCTCCGCCGCGGGCGACGCCGCGGCTCCGTTGCGCGCCCGGCGCCGCCGCGGTGGGCGGCTGCCTTCCAGCGCCTTCAGAGTCGTCTCGGCGCCGCGCAGCGCCTTCAGCGTGGCGGCCAGCAGGCCGACCATCACCAGCGCCGCCAGCGCGTAGGACGACCAGACAT includes the following:
- the ccmD gene encoding heme exporter protein CcmD, which gives rise to MAEFFAMGGYAAYVWSSYALAALVMVGLLAATLKALRGAETTLKALEGSRPPRRRRARNGAAASPAAEVGEG